The nucleotide sequence AGAGCGCCATGAAGAAGGGCCAGATCGAGGGGCCCGGCAGCGTCGGCCGATGGTCCGGCTCCGCGTCGAGCGGGCGCGTGACGAGGATCTGCCGGCGGTCGTCGCGGATCCCGGTGACCACGGGCGCCTCGGGGGACCGGCACCAGAGCGCCTCCCGACCCTCGACGACCGGCAGCCGCTCGAAGTTGTACGGCTCGGGGGGCGACGAGGCCGCCCACTCGAGAGTCGAGGCGTCCCACGGGTTCTCCGCGGGATCGCCGCGCCTCGCGCTCCGGAGGACGTTCACGACGAAGACGACGACGCTCGCCGCGATCACGGCGGCCCCGATCGAGGCGAGGAGATTGAGCGCCCCCCATCCCGTCTCGGGGCGGTAGGTGTAGACCCGCCGGGGCATCCCGTGGAGCCCGAGGATGTGCATCGGAAAGAACGTCATGTTGAAGCCGACGAAGAAGAGGCCGAAATTCCAGCGGCCGAGAGTCTCCGACATCCGGCGGCCCGTCCACTTCGGGAACCAGTGGTAGATCGCTCCGAAGAGCGGGAAGACCGCGCCTCCGATGAGGACGTAGTGGAAATGCGCGACGACGAAGAACGTGTCGTGGACCTGGAGGTCGAGCGGGACCGAAGCGAGCATCACCCCCGTCATCCCGCCGATCACGAAGATGAAGACGAACCCGAGCACGAACAGGAGCGAGGCCGTGAGCTTCGGCCGCCGGCCCCAGAGGGTCGCGATCCAGCAGAAGATCTGAACGCCGCTCGGAACCGCGATCATCATGCTCGCGGCCGTGAAGAAGCTCGATCCCATCTGCGGGAGGCCGGTCGCGAACATGTGGTGGACCCACAGGCTGAAGCCGAGGAACGCCGTCGCGACGAGGGACAGGACCATCGCGGTGTAGCCGAAGACCGGCCGCCGCGCGGCGGTCGCGACGATCGTCGAGACGAATCCGAGCGCGGGGATGAAGATGATGTAGACCTCCGGATGCCCGAAGAACCAGAAGAGATGCTGCCAGAGGAGAGGGTCGCCGCCCGACGACGGGATGAAGAACTGCGTCGCGACGAGCCGGTCGGTGGCGAGGAACCCGCTCGCGATCATCACCGCGGGCATCGCGAAGAGGATCATGAAGGAGGTCACGAGCATCGACCAGACATAGAGCGGCACGCGGTGGAGCGACATTCCGGGAACCCGCTGCTTGAAGATCGTCGAGATCAGCTCGATCGCGACGACGAGCGCCGAGATCTCCGTGAACGTGATCATCTGGGACCAGATGTCGACCCCCTTGTCGGGAGTGAAGGCCCGCTCGGACAACGGCGTGTAGGCGAACCAGCCGGCCTGGGGCCCCGCTCCGAGGAACACCCCCGTGTACAGGAAGAGCCCGCCGATCAGGTACAGGTAGTAGCCGAACGCGTTCATCCGCGGAAAAGCGACGTTGCGCGTGCCGACCATGAGGGGGACGAAGTAGACCGCCATTCCTTCCATCACGGGGACGGCGAACAGGAACATCATCGTGCTCCCGTGCGTCGTGAAGAACCGGTCGTACCGGTCGGGCGACAGGAAATGGTTCTCCGGGACCGCGAGCTGGATCCGCATCAGCGCCGCCTGGATCCCGCCGAGGAGGAAGAAGAAGAATGCCGTGAAGACGTAGCGTTTCCCGATCTCCTTGTGGCCGACCGTCCGGAAGAAGCCGAGCACGCCCGGCGGCTCGCTCCACGTCTCCCGCAGCCGGGCGAGGTGGCCCGGCGGGGGCGGCGCGGGCGCCGGTTCGCCGGGTCGCGGCGCGGAGCCCGGAGTCGGACTCACCGGAGGCTCTCCAGGTAGGCGGCGAGCGCCGCCGCGTCGGGCCCCGAGAGCGCGTTGGGCGGCATCGCCGCCCCCGGCTTGATCTTCTGCGGATCGAGCACCCACCCCGCGAGGTGGGCCGGATCGTTGGCGAGCGTCGCCGCCCCGATCGTGGCGCGCCCGCCGAAGTGCGTGAGATCGGGTCCGAGGGACCCCGCCGCCGGCGTCCCCCGGATCGCGTGGCAGATCGGGCAGGAGGACGCCTGGAACAGGAGGCGGCCGCGATCTTCGACCGCTCCGGCGGACTCGACGGCGGAAGCGCGCTGGGCGGCGAGCCACGCCTCGAAATCCGGTTCCGGCTCCGCGACGACGAGGAACGCCATGTGCGCGTGCTGGTCGCCGCAATATTCGGCGCACTGCCCTCGAAACACTCCGGGGCGATCGACGCGGAACCGGGTCAGCGTCCAGCGCCCGGGGATCAGATCCTTCTTTCCGTCCACGTTGGGCGCCCAGAAGCTGTGGATGACGTCGCGCGACGTCGCGCGAAGCAGGACCATCCGTCCGACCGGAACGTGGATCTCGTTGGCGGTGAGGGCCGAATCCGACGGAGGGAAGGCGGGGTAACGGACTTCCCACCACCACTGGTGGCCGTACAGGTCGATCGTCAGCTCGCCCCCGGGGTCCTCTTCGGGAGAGGCCGTCCGTCCCGTCGAGATGCTCGCGAGCAGGAAGATCACGAGGATCGCCGCCGTCGCCGACGCTCCCACGGTGACGGCCGCCCGCCGGCGTCTCTCGGCGGCCGGCGCTCCCGGGCGGCGCTCCGGCTCCTCTCCGCGGCGCCGGACGATCGCGACGAGGAGGAGCGCGAGAACGACCAGGAAGATCGTTCCGCAGATCGCGAGCATCAGCCACCAGAGGCCGGCGATCGCCTGCGCCTGTGGACCGGCCGGACCCAGGACCGAAGATGCGACCCTTCCCGCCACACTTCCTCCGCCGCGCACAAAAGCAAGATTCGTGCGCGCCAGGACTGCGGAAGCGCGGGCCGGTCAGGTTCCGGGGAAGATCCGCGGCCAGAGGATGTCGATCTTTCGCTTCACGTCCGGATCCATGACGATCTCGTCCGGCCAGCGGCGGTCGAACCCCTCCGCCGGGAGCTTACGCGTCGCGTCGATCCCCACGTGCGACCCGAAGCACGCGGCGCGCGAAGCATGATCGAGCTCGTCGATCGGACCGAGCGCGAACTCGAAGTCGCGCTGCGGGTCGATGTGGTTGAGCGCCTTCCAGGCGACCTCCGCGGGATCGTGGACATTCGTGCCCGCGTCGACGACGACGATCACTTTCGTGAACATCATCTGTCCGGTCCCCCAGATCGCGTGCATCACCTTGCGCGCCTGGCCGGGATAGCGCTTGTCGATCGAGACGATCATCAGATTGTGGAAGATCCCCTCGACGGGAAGCGCCATGTCGACGATGTCGGGGATCGTCTTGCGGACGAGCGGGAGAAACAGGCGCTCGACGGCCTCGCCCATGAAGCCGTCCTCCATGGGCGGCCTTCCCACGATCGTCGTGAGGTAGACGGGACGGGAGCGCCGCGTCACCGCCGTGACGTGGAAGACGGGGAAGTCATCGTCCAGCGAATAGAAGCCCGTGTGGTCCCCGAAGGGCCCTTCCCGCCGGATCTCGCGGGGATCGACCCAACCTTCGAGGACGAACTCGGCCTCGGCCGGCACCATGACGTCGACGGTCTTCGCCGGGACGACCGGCACGCTCTCGCCGCGGAGGAACCCGGCGAACAGGAGCTCCGAGACGCCGGGCGGGAGCGGAGCGATCGCGGAAAAGACCGTCGCCGGGTCCGCGCCGATCGCCGCCGCCACTTCCATCCGCCGGCCCTCGCGCGCGTAGCCTCGGGCCTGCCCGGCGCCGTCCTTGTGCTTCTGCCAGTGCATGCCGGTCGTGTTCCGGTCGTACACCTGCATCCGGTACATCCCCACGTTGCTCCGGCCGGTCGCCGGGTCGCGCGTGATGACGAGCGGCATCGTGATGAAGCGGCCGGCATCCTGAGGCCAGCACTGGAGAACCGGCAGGCGGCCGAGATCGACCGCATCCCCCGTCTCGACGACTTCCTGGCAGGGCGCGCTCCGGACGGTCCTGGGAAAGACCGACGCCAGGTCCGCCACCTTCGGGAGCGCCCGGAGCTTCCCGAGGAACCCTTCCGGCGGCTTCGGATCGAGGAAGAAATCGAGTCGTTCCTCCCACTCCTCCCACGATCCGATGCCGAGCGCCTCGAGCATGCGGGCGCGCGACGCGAAGAGGTTGATCGCGACCGGGAACTCCGACCCCTCGACGTTCTCGAAGAGGAGCGCCGGACCTCCCGATTTGACGAGCCGGTCGGCGATC is from Thermoanaerobaculia bacterium and encodes:
- the ctaD gene encoding cytochrome c oxidase subunit I; protein product: MLGFFRTVGHKEIGKRYVFTAFFFFLLGGIQAALMRIQLAVPENHFLSPDRYDRFFTTHGSTMMFLFAVPVMEGMAVYFVPLMVGTRNVAFPRMNAFGYYLYLIGGLFLYTGVFLGAGPQAGWFAYTPLSERAFTPDKGVDIWSQMITFTEISALVVAIELISTIFKQRVPGMSLHRVPLYVWSMLVTSFMILFAMPAVMIASGFLATDRLVATQFFIPSSGGDPLLWQHLFWFFGHPEVYIIFIPALGFVSTIVATAARRPVFGYTAMVLSLVATAFLGFSLWVHHMFATGLPQMGSSFFTAASMMIAVPSGVQIFCWIATLWGRRPKLTASLLFVLGFVFIFVIGGMTGVMLASVPLDLQVHDTFFVVAHFHYVLIGGAVFPLFGAIYHWFPKWTGRRMSETLGRWNFGLFFVGFNMTFFPMHILGLHGMPRRVYTYRPETGWGALNLLASIGAAVIAASVVVFVVNVLRSARRGDPAENPWDASTLEWAASSPPEPYNFERLPVVEGREALWCRSPEAPVVTGIRDDRRQILVTRPLDAEPDHRPTLPGPSIWPFFMALSVGVGLTWGIFQARAFVVSAVLSAISMTAWFWPKGEPQPPSREGNA
- the coxB gene encoding cytochrome c oxidase subunit II, which encodes MAGRVASSVLGPAGPQAQAIAGLWWLMLAICGTIFLVVLALLLVAIVRRRGEEPERRPGAPAAERRRRAAVTVGASATAAILVIFLLASISTGRTASPEEDPGGELTIDLYGHQWWWEVRYPAFPPSDSALTANEIHVPVGRMVLLRATSRDVIHSFWAPNVDGKKDLIPGRWTLTRFRVDRPGVFRGQCAEYCGDQHAHMAFLVVAEPEPDFEAWLAAQRASAVESAGAVEDRGRLLFQASSCPICHAIRGTPAAGSLGPDLTHFGGRATIGAATLANDPAHLAGWVLDPQKIKPGAAMPPNALSGPDAAALAAYLESLR
- a CDS encoding menaquinone biosynthesis decarboxylase; its protein translation is MSHRDLSSFLETLRRRGDLATIRERVSPILEITEIADRLVKSGGPALLFENVEGSEFPVAINLFASRARMLEALGIGSWEEWEERLDFFLDPKPPEGFLGKLRALPKVADLASVFPRTVRSAPCQEVVETGDAVDLGRLPVLQCWPQDAGRFITMPLVITRDPATGRSNVGMYRMQVYDRNTTGMHWQKHKDGAGQARGYAREGRRMEVAAAIGADPATVFSAIAPLPPGVSELLFAGFLRGESVPVVPAKTVDVMVPAEAEFVLEGWVDPREIRREGPFGDHTGFYSLDDDFPVFHVTAVTRRSRPVYLTTIVGRPPMEDGFMGEAVERLFLPLVRKTIPDIVDMALPVEGIFHNLMIVSIDKRYPGQARKVMHAIWGTGQMMFTKVIVVVDAGTNVHDPAEVAWKALNHIDPQRDFEFALGPIDELDHASRAACFGSHVGIDATRKLPAEGFDRRWPDEIVMDPDVKRKIDILWPRIFPGT